The sequence TGCGGGCGCTGCGAACGAATAGACCAACGTCGCGCAAGCCCATGAAGAATGGCATTGCTTCATTCATTCCTGTTGCGCGCGGCCTTGCCGCGAGGGCGGGCCAGGCAAAGCGCAGCCGGGCGGCTCTGTGGGCCGTCCGGCTGCGGCACTTTACTTGCTGGTCTTGGCTGCCTGGGAATGACGTTTGCCAGGATGGTGTTTCTTGGCTTTATGTCCCTTGCCCGTCATTCCTGTGGAGGCACTGGCTCCTCCGGACCTATGCGCAGACTGACTGCTCATCGAGCTGTTGGACATGCCCGGCATCGACTTGTTCATCTGTGCGGTAGCTGGTGCGGTGATGACTAGCGCAGCGGCAGCGATAACAGGGATCGATTTAATGTTAGTCATGACGCTCTCTCCTCAAAACTAACTAAAATAATTCATTTAATCGAATAGCTTTCAAAAAAAGCAGTACAGGGCGTTAGTGGCGTTCGCCCCTGCGGTAATAGTCCGGATGGTCGAAGGTGTGCCAACTGGGATGGTTCTGATACCAGGACTGTGGGTGGCCATAGTTCCGCCAGTCCGGCGGATAGGTATATTGTTGACGCTGATTGTGTGCGTCCTGATAATAGCCCGTCTGATATGGGATGCGCGAATTATTTGGGCCGGGATAATAGCCACTGGGAGCGCCTCTATGCTGATCATGGCCATGCCCCGGGTCGGCGAACGCCGGACCACTGAGTGACGCAGCGCAGGCCAGCGCGACGCAGGCCAGAATTCCGTAGCTTCTGCTTGTCATGCGCCTTCTCCTTAAAGCCTGCCGCAGGAGCGGCACGCATATTCTCTCTTATGGAATACGCACGGATGCGGAAAACCCCTCAAGGTTCGTTGCGGCTAAGCCGGAGGGCACCCCGCCCGGTGAACGGCAACCTCTATCCGTGGCCATTATGATGTTCACCGGCGAGCGCGCAAACCCGGCGCTACCACACCAGCGGGGCACAGCCTTTCAGTCCAGACTGCCGAGCGCGATCGGTGAATGCCGGCTGTCGATTGTATTCAGCATCGGGCAACAGCGAACCGCTTAGATCATCAGCACGGTCGATTTGACGATCGCGCCTGAAAGGAAGTGTGATGAAACGCATGGTGCTTGCAGCTGCGGCTCTGGCCGCGACGGCTTTTACTGCGGCGGCGCCCAGCGCGGCGTTTGCCCAGGATCACTATCGCGGCGGCCATCACGCCCGCTATGATCATGGCGGCGACAATCAGGATTATCATTCGCAGCCCCGCTGGGCCGGTGATCCCTATGGGACATGGAGCTATAATCAGCAGTGGCAGAATAACGGCCATGCCCGCGGCCACGATCGGCGCGGCTACACCGGCCACGGATATGATGGTCGCCAGTATGACGTCCATGGCTACGATCAGCGCCACGGTGGTGGGCACTATTGATCGTATGGCAGTTGGGGAGCGGACTGGCCGAGGCGCGGCGTAGTTAACCAAATTTGAAGGCGCTTTCCTTAAACCGGTAGAGGCTGGCTAAGGAGTTTGATCGGTGAGCGACATATCGGTCGCGAATGTCATGGGGATGCGCTCGGCGATCCTTGAACGCAACGCGGCGCTGCGAAACGTCGCCCCGTCTCTTCCCAGAGCGACCGCGGGGGTCGGCAGCGTCGCAGGCGTGGGGTCGGTCAGCTTCGCGTCCACGCTGGATAGCGCCGTCGAGAAGGTCAACGCCACTCTCGAAGCGGAGGACGTGGCGACCGAAGCCTATGAGCGCGGTGAGACGAACGACATCGCTACCGTCGCCCTGATGCAGGCCCGGACATCGGTGAGTTTCGAGGCGACGCTCCAGGTCCGCAACAAGTTGCTCTCAGCCTACAAGGACATCATGAGCATGCCGGTCTAACGGAGAAAGCCACCGGCCGCTCCGATTAGTGGTCGTGATGATCCCCGTGCCCACCGTCGAAGCCGTGCCCGGCATAGCCATGGTCGCCCCACCCGTGACCACCGTCATGCCAGCCGTGTTCGTAGCCATGGTAGCCGTAGCCGCCGTGCCCATGGCCGCCCGTTATGATAGCGACCGAATACCCATGCGAATGGCCGGGATATCCAGCATAGGGGTAATAGCCGCCGTATGACGTATAGGGCCCATAACCATAAGGGCCGTAGCCGCCGTAATAAGCGCCCGAGTAATGGCCGTGACCACGATAATGATGACTATGATGATCATGATGGCCGTGCGCTACCGCGACCGAGGGAATAACGCTCAAGGCCGCGCCAGCAGCCAAGGCCAGTAGTTTATTTCGCAACATCACGCTTCTCCGGGGCTCCTGGACCGATCGAGTTTCTAACGACTCCAACGCTTGACAAGTCAGGATGATACAGACGCTCATATGAGTCTGGCCTGAACGCCGCCGATTCGTAGCCTTCGGCCCAAAGTGCGGAATCCGAATTGATGCCGCCCATGATTCCTAGCTGATCGTGCCCAAGCTTGCTCAACGCCGCATCAGGCCTGGCTTCGTCATCGCGTAGTCCTGCTGGCGCAGAACACATCAAGCTGCCGCTCGGCGCGTCCACCGCAA is a genomic window of Sphingobium amiense containing:
- a CDS encoding flagellar hook-basal body complex protein FliE codes for the protein MSDISVANVMGMRSAILERNAALRNVAPSLPRATAGVGSVAGVGSVSFASTLDSAVEKVNATLEAEDVATEAYERGETNDIATVALMQARTSVSFEATLQVRNKLLSAYKDIMSMPV